In Rhodothermus bifroesti, a single genomic region encodes these proteins:
- a CDS encoding NUDIX hydrolase, whose product MGSKRQAGVLPFRWHNGQLEVLLVTSRTVGRWVIPKGNVGKKTAQEAASKEAFEEAGLRGRIDPEPLGCYLHGRPGDQRWVDVYLMEVTEELPEWPEQAERQRQWMPLAKAQQQVYEDGLRALLARLPAELERRTSGRALGPVASRALVIGLLLLALALAFGGTYYLARLLQKPEVRQRLKQLEQQDPTSSLQYLQRFPQLT is encoded by the coding sequence ATGGGAAGCAAACGTCAAGCTGGCGTGCTACCGTTTCGTTGGCACAATGGGCAACTTGAAGTGCTGCTGGTAACCTCGCGTACCGTAGGTCGCTGGGTTATTCCTAAGGGCAATGTTGGAAAAAAAACGGCACAGGAAGCTGCGAGTAAAGAAGCTTTTGAAGAGGCCGGCCTGCGCGGTCGTATCGATCCAGAACCCTTAGGGTGTTATCTGCATGGCCGTCCAGGCGACCAGCGTTGGGTGGACGTGTACCTTATGGAAGTCACTGAAGAACTTCCTGAATGGCCAGAGCAAGCCGAGCGCCAGCGGCAGTGGATGCCGCTAGCCAAAGCGCAGCAACAAGTGTATGAGGACGGTCTGCGTGCCTTGCTAGCTCGCTTGCCTGCAGAGCTTGAGCGGAGAACTTCAGGCCGCGCGCTTGGCCCAGTAGCCTCGCGTGCACTGGTGATCGGCCTACTACTGCTGGCCCTAGCACTGGCCTTTGGGGGCACCTACTACTTAGCCCGTCTCCTCCAAAAACCCGAAGTACGCCAGCGCCTTAAGCAACTGGAGCAGCAAGACCCTACCTCTTCGCTACAGTACCTTCAGCGCTTTCCCCAACTAACCTAG